Within Tenebrio molitor chromosome 3, icTenMoli1.1, whole genome shotgun sequence, the genomic segment tgacattaattttagtttcacAAAGACTTACCTACTTATTATGATACCAAAATAGAaagaatcttttttaatatttaaaataaacgagatcaaagctgcacctttagAGCCCccatatttttaaatctgaaAGATatacatagaatgtttttattatttttctcataattTGCTAACATTGCCCcactgagttgttccgcgagtTTTGGGGCACTCCGTATTAGTTACGATAcgttcaattttttataataattattcttGTTACACGAAAAAAATTCGTTAGTCTttcacatttgaaaattaccgTGTTGAAAATGAACTTTATCAGCAATGAGCAATTCTTAGGAAGTTTACGTGGGTCTTTGTTAAACTGCACATCAGCAAGTTAGTTTTAGATGTTGTACCTACAAACTCCAGTCTTCAAGTTTTGCATTATAATTTAATGCCCTGTGGTGTTGATGCATTAATAATACCCTCGATAATAACACACAATAATATCGACCCAACGGctaaataaacataaatatttaccacatttttttaaattaaattaaaatattaaagaagCGTTCACTCTTGATCTAGCTGATGCAAATATGTACAATCAAAATATTAttgaagtaaataaaataaaactctgTGGACAAACTTGTGCTACTAGATAGGCAACTGACTAATCCTGTTATGTTGTTGCCGTTAAATTAGAAACCCGTCAAATTATATTGACGCGAGTCACctggttaattaaattgaaactGCAAATCACATCGAACGATCACACTTTAAGCCAAATTTCAAACGTGCGGTTAAAAACtcaaatagtatattaaagaacgagttttataagggttgatttggggcacgagtcccaagtgtagaaaacgagccgtaggggagttttgtatgggacgagtgttccaatgcccttataaaacgagttttttatgttattttttcgaatttgcacccttgttttaatttttaaataaaaaaaaaattaaattttcaaattctagggaattttgtattaattggtaattcaaggtaacggatgcaactacatctgcaacatatgttaaaaagtacagtttgaacattaatattggaagttttttggtgtaaatgacaataatacactgaaatattgataaaaattttcttagagatctattaaaccacaagtgctttaatagatgccataaacgactccaaattgaatacaataatagacctattagagacgcaaattctaaaaacctTATTTTGAAATCGTTTGGCAGTCGTCAGTATATGCGACCAGAAGCTGGAACTACTTTCTCCGCAAGGGTCTTTCCGTGTCCCTCTCCAGTATGGCACCCAACGTTTACCTCACTCGCACGGTCAGCCAAATGCTCTTCGAAGGCTACGAGGACCCCCTGATCAACATGGCAAGGTCTCTACCGTTCCTGGGCAATTCCGTACCCGGTTGGGATAGATTCGGATGGTTCTATACGGTACAAATCTCCTCAACAACATGGACTTTGTCTCTTAGCCTTCTTCTGTACTTAGAGAAACGGCTCAACCACATACGAGGGCATCTTCAACATGGGCACCGGAATAAATTCGACTTTCGGCAGACTGTACAGCTGGAACCACTGGACGCAAACCCCCTACTACGAGGGCAATTGTGCAAAAGTGAACGGTTCAGCCGGGGAATTCTTCTTACCTCCTGATCACGACTCGATCAGTTTTTTCTCGCCGGATTTGTGCAGGACGTTAACCCTGAAATATGCAGGACCCAGTACCGTCAAGAACATACTCGGGAACAAATATGTCATCGACGAACACATGCTAGACAATGGTACAAGCCCCGCTagatttgttattttattggtGTTGATGAAATCACTTCGGTCACGATAACAAATACATAgtccaaattaaaacaaacacgAATTATCGTCGGGTCAACCACCGACCTTGCTCATCGATCGTTCAACTGAACATTCGTTGAAACCTCTCAGAAATTCTAAAGAAAATGAAACTGGCAACCATTCTCACTTTTAGCCttttcggattttttttaatttcagacCATTTCCAGGCACTCTTTATCCCGAAAACAAATGCTTCTGCAACGGCGAGTGCGTTCCTTCGGGTCTCGTCAACGTCTCCAGCTGCCGTTTTGGGTCTCCGTCCTTCGCTTCTCTACCTCACTTTTACAGTGCAGATCCGTACTACCTTGACTCCGTTGAGGGTCTCAAACCGGACAAGCGAAAACATCAATTTTTCCTGACCTTGGAGCCAGTTAGTTGACTTACTGTGTGAGTTGCAGACTAAAACGAGTTCGAATTTTTCAGACCACCGGTATACCTCTGGAGGTCGGGGCTAGACTGCAGATCAATATGCTAATGCAACCGATCGCCGGCATAACGTAATCAAAATCCCCGACAGACCTGATCGATCTCGATATACTTAATTGCGTAATTGTTACAGATTGTACGAAAACGTGCCCAGGGTTTTTGTTCCGATGTTGTGGTTCGAACAAAGAGTCCAAATACCAGATTCTGAggttttcaaattaaaaatgcttTTAAATTTAAGCATCATATGCACCTCGTTGGGAATTTTGTTGATGTTTATCGGCTTGATTGTGTCGTCATGCCTcgtttataaaatatgtacgaCGAATATATGCGGAAAGAAGGAAAATAAATATCTGTACCCCGAACAAAACATACCGCTGAAGGGGGAACGTTCAGTAGAAATAGTGAAACGAATTTAAAGCCTTAGATTgcctaaattaatttaattgttatttatagtAAGGAAGTTATTAtgtaatttgttgttttaataaaataatattaaactttgtttttgttacctaaaatattatttttaaattatgcaaCCAAGAATGTTCCAAATCAATTCTATCaaaaaaattcgataaaaATGTGATCGTTGAGAAATAGTAAAATTGTATCCATCAATATCGATCACAGCATGATGAATACACTTAAAATTTCATCGCgagacatttcattttttatctgGCTACACGAAAGTGTCGCAAAAACGGTCGGATATCTTTCATAATACATATCAAATTAGCTATTTACAATCGAGTGTGGGAAGTTACATTTTGCAGCGCGAAGTTTAGTTTGACAGCGGAGTGTTTCATAAACTGAGCGTTGCAAAATGTTTCACACACAAGCTATGTATAATGGTTTTTGGCCgacgtttttttaatttaaaatgttaaaaacaatttctattttgcgaaTTTTAATGGAAGGCACCCtagaattgtcaaatgtaaAGTAGAGGCGACAGACGGCTCTGccattttgatttcttttaggttttattttctaaaactaATTGAATTCAAACGGTATACATATTGTTCTCTTGAAACTtagcttcattaatttaaaattatgtacttCTTCTACGTTTCTAAAGTTTAAAAACAAGGATTCTTTACTTTGCCGCATACTATGCGGGAAAAATTCACCGTCACATAGTCGccgtaaaaacaaagtttcatGTGACGTGAACAGTGTgtatttgcaaagtttccatCGTAGGAGGCCAAAAAAGTATTTACCACACATTCCAACATACGGCTGATTATATCTAACCTTgacagaaaagaaaaaaaaaatcaactttaTAATAATACGAGTTTTTTAATTGGACATGTTGCGTTGTCCTCTCTCACCTGATCTATTTTTTATGAAGTAATTGGAATTACTTGATCACTTGAACTGGATGCTACTTAGCAAGGTCTTCGTAAATTGTTATCAACCATATAAGTAACCTTTTCtcgaaaattaaatatcaagACTGCTCTTTGTTTATGACTGTCTGTCATATGCTCCTGCTGGAAAAATTCTTTTCAAGTTTCGCCGCAaagaaagttttaaaatgttcCAAACAGAagatattttgttaaaattcattAGTTCGatctacatatttatttgtacctacatatttgtattttaaagTACTGCGCGATTATTTGGCCACAATTTTACAATATGTATTTACATCATTAGAATTGATAATATTTATGGgaaatttgtatttgttttgtggtttaaatttaacatattaCCTTCTAGCAGGAATTATTCGAAGAATAATGTTTGATGTCACGTTAGtatataaaatgttaaattaaatgCTTTATCTACGGCTGCTTGGATAAGACCTTATAACCATATTCATTTACACTAATTTGAGTTACGTAATGTACAGCTTGACCAGAATAGCTTGGCGTATGAGATGCGCACAAGAGGGAACGATCGAGTCTCTGTAAGACAAGGATATGGCTATGGTTGTAGGTACGGTACACTCAATGAAGCAAATCTGCTCAAAACAGCCCGGACATGCTGTTCACTTGAAGCTTGAAGCGCTGATTTTCGCCCGTTTCTACACGATCTAAACATTTCCAGACCCAACAGACAAGTGCGCTCCGCTAGTGGGAGGGATTTCAGTCCACTGCGTCACTGGCCAAGCTGTTCTGGTCGACCTGTAGTTCATTATTACCACACTAGTTTCATTACGtaacgcatttttatttacaagcaAACAGACAGAATTTATTGAAAGGGAATTGAAGaacaatacaaaagaaaagctACGTATTATAAATCTATACAGTGAGAGGCAAAAGTAACGCAACAATTCGATAAATCATAAActgttgagttttgaaaaaagaacaaaaataggttgatttttaatttctctatttttctaaatttttttaaatagcaacctATATTTATTCGtcatcattttgataggtctgTCTGTCAGTTAactcgccagtattattcgactcgctctgcgagctcgtctcacaaaatctctggctcggccgtaaaggctatcctaacggacatctactgtaaaatactacatatttcaaactacatattttaagttcaatggacatttatttttttaaccgtccggtttttttgtttcaataaaaaatacgtAGCACgtattctattatttttttatttaaattttatataatttgaaaaagagaGGCAAATCAACTGTGTAGCCTTGACAAAACCTGGCCagtataacaataaaaaacccaaggaaatgtaaaaaaaagcgttatcgttttttaaatatggcttGGCTTAGCcaaataactcgaaaattaacgcataatgACATATTTGTACACGCTCGCAGCTGACGTAATactcttttatttaaaaaaaacctcaGTAACGttgaaacttaaaaatttcGTGAATAACGGTCGAATTTAGACCGCTGGGCGAACTAGACTAGAGACATATTA encodes:
- the LOC138125762 gene encoding protein peste-like; protein product: MKSSRRSLQVYLCTFATSVFLIAIGLVLSLIWPVLLKFILDNLMVLTTKSYAFDLWKKFPEPFPIDFYFFNWTNPESVTNATVKPKFQEMGPYRFFETKEKANIIWNSNGTVTFRHRKFWYFDENKGINDIQDRITTVNPVALSSVYATRSWNYFLRKGLSVSLSSMAPNVYLTRTVSQMLFEGYEDPLINMARSLPFLGNSVPGWDRFGWFYTRNGSTTYEGIFNMGTGINSTFGRLYSWNHWTQTPYYEGNCAKVNGSAGEFFLPPDHDSISFFSPDLCRTLTLKYAGPSTVKNILGNKYVIDEHMLDNGTLYPENKCFCNGECVPSGLVNVSSCRFGSPSFASLPHFYSADPYYLDSVEGLKPDKRKHQFFLTLEPTTGIPLEVGARLQINMLMQPIAGITLYENVPRVFVPMLWFEQRVQIPDSEVFKLKMLLNLSIICTSLGILLMFIGLIVSSCLVYKICTTNICGKKENKYLYPEQNIPLKGERSVEIVKRI